In the genome of Caulobacter flavus, the window ATCTCGCCGACGGTGCGCGGGCTGTGCTCCCACAGCACCAGCATGGCCAGGTACTGCGGATAGGTCAGGCCCAACGCGTCCAGCAGCGGCCGGTACAGGCGCGTGACCCGGTTGGCCGCGCTGTAGAGGGCGAAGCAGAGCTGGCGGTCGAGGCGCAAGACCTCGACCGCTTTGTCCAGGGCTTTGTCGGCGTCCGAGGTCATGCAGCCTTTACGTTGAGGGCGACATCGATGTTGCCGCGGGTGGCGTTGGAATAGGGGCAGACCTGGTGCGCCGTGGCAACCAGGGCTTCGGCCTGTTCCTGCGAAAGGCCCTGGGTTTCGACCTCCAGCGCCACCTCGAGCTTGAAGCCGACTTCCTGCGCGGCCAGGCCGACGACGCCGGTGACGGTCGAGCCGGTCAGCGGGATCTTCTGCTGGCGGGCCACGAAGGCCATGGCGCTCTGGAAGCAGGCGGCGTAGCCGGCCGCGAACAGTTGCTCGGGATTGGTGCCGTCTTCCTTGCCGCCGAGGGCCTTGGGCATGGCCAGGCGCACGTCCAGCAGGCCGTCATTGCTGCGGACGCCGCCTTCGCGGCCGCCGGTGGCCGTGGCGCGGGTTTGGTAGAGAGTGCTCATCGGGTTCGCTCCTGCGATTGAATTGGTGAGAACGATTTAATCGTGCGCGATATAACTTCAAGAGGCACGACGTCGGATTTTTTCCGGCGTCTTTCGGGGCGGGCTTCGGTGCTTGATTTCGAGGCGCGGACGAGGCGAGGTTCGCGGCTCGAAAAAGAACGGGGAGGGCGTGTGCGAACCTGGATTCTGACGGCCGGTCTGGCGGCGACCATAGCTCTGGCGAGTCCCGGCTGGACGCAGGAGACGAAGGCCGCGCTCGACACCGCCGACGTCGATCTCTTCTACCGCCTCTACGACGAGACCGGCGGCCGGCCCAGCGCCGAGCAGCTGCAGGCCCGCTACATCGACGCCGGCTCGCCGGGCCAGCGCGTCTTCTTCGAGGCCCGTCGTACGACCGTCGCCCGTCTGGCCGAAGCCGTCGCGACCAGGCCCGAGATCTACCAGAAGGCCCGCGCCTGCGCCTCGACCCTGCCCAAGGTGAAGGGGCGGGTCGATACGGCCCTGGCCCGGTTCAGGACGCTCTATCCGCAGGCGCGCGTGCCTTCGGTGACCGTCGCGGTGGGCCGCGGCAAGCCAATCGCCATCGGCAGTCCGGTCACCGGCGTCCAGGTCGGGCTGGAGGCGCTGTGCGCCGCCGACTTCATCGATCCCGACGCCGAAGGCCGCTTCGTCGGCGTGCTGCTCCACGAGTACGCCCACGCTCAGCAGAACCCGCTGCTGACCGAGAAGAAAAAGCCCACCGTGCTGGAGGCGGCCCTGGTGGAGGGCGGGGCCGAGTTCGTCACCGAACTGCTGATCGGCCGCCCGGCCTACGTCTATTTCGGACCGTTGACCAAGGGCCGCGAGCGCGAGATCGAGACCGCCTTCGCCGCCGACGTCGACAAGACCGACCTGTCGGCCTGGTTCTACAACTCCACGCCCGAAAAGCCCGCCGACCTCGGCTACTGGGCCGGCTACCGCATCGCCAAGGCCTACTACGCCAAGGCCAGCGACAAGCAGGCCGCCCTGCGCGACATCCTCGCCGTCTCCGACGCCCACGCCTTCCTCGCCGCCAGCGGCTGGACCCCGGGAATGACGCTGGAGTGACCGGCGGGGCGCTTGCTCCGCTCGCCGCTTCGTGTCCCACTCCTGCGGTCGGGGCCTTGAAGAGGTGAGACCATGCTGAGGCTCATGCCGCTTTCGGCGGCCGCCGTCGTGCTCGTCGTTCCCGCCGCCGCCCTCGCCGACCAAGGATGGGGCGCCTACGACGCCGACGAGGTTATCCGGATCACCGCGCCGGTCAGCGACGTCACCTGGGGCAATCCCGACGGCGCGGCCAAGGTGCGTCATGCCGGCAAGGTCTGGGACGTCGTCCTGGCGCCCGTCGCCCGCATGGAGGCGCGCGGCCTGACGCGCGAGATGCTGGCCTCGGGCAAGCCGGTCACCCTGGAAGGCTATCCACGCAAGGACGGCGTGACCGAGATGCGCATCGAGCGTGTCGTCGCCGAGGGCAAGACGGTCGAGCTGCGCTAGGTGAAGCTGACCGCGACGCTGCAGGACGCCGCGTTGGGGGCTTGGGCGAAGGGGCTGGCCACAGGACTGCCTGCTCGCCTGCAACTGACGGGAACCGCGCTCCAAGCCGAACCGTTGCACGGGCGATGAAGGCCGGCGCGATCACGGGAGGAGCCGTCTTGCACGCCAACGCCGCCTATGGTCGGGCCCTGGCCCGCGCGTTCGGCGGAGCCCTGCTGTTCTCGTTCCCGCTGCTGATGACCATGGAGATGTGGTCGCTGGGCATGGCGGTCGAGCGGATGCGACTGCTGGTCTTCCTTCTGCTGTCGCTGCCCATGCTGCTGGGCCTGTCCTACTACGCCGGCTTCGAGCCGACCTTCCGCCTCAAGGACGAGGTGCTCGACGCCCTGGCCGCCTTCGGCGTGGGTTTCCTGCTGTCGGCGGCGCTGCTGGCGGTGTTCGGAGTCCTGGGCGCGCATGGCCTGTCTCTCCGGGCGGACCTGGGCAAGGTCGCCCTCTGCGCCGTGCCGGGCGCCATCGGCGCGCTCGTCGCCGGCAAGCAGCTCGGGGAAGGCGCGCCGAGCGCCCGCGAGAGGGAGCGGGCCGGAACCTTGGGCGAGATCTTCCTGATGGCCGTGGGCGCGCTGTTCCTGGCCTTCAACGTCGCGCCCACCGAGGAGATGATCCTGATCGCCTACCAGATGGCGCCGCCGCAGACGCTGCTGCTGATGGCGCTGTCGGTGTTGCTGCTGCACGTCTTCGTCTATCGCCTGGGCTTTCCGGGCGAGAGCCGGCGGCGCGAGGCGGGCGGCCCGCTGCGCACCTTCGTCGCCTTCACCGCGCCCGGCTACGGCGTGGCGCTGGTGGTCAGCCTCTATCTGCTCTGGACCTTCGGGCGCACCAACGGCGTCGCCCCGCACGAGATCGCCACCATGACCATCGTCCTGGCCTTTCCCGCCGCCCTGGGCGCGGCCACCGCGCGGCTGGTGGTCTGATGGCGACGACGACCAAGACACGCGCGGCCGCCAAGCCCGCCGCCAGGCGCAAGGCGTCCAGTCCCGCGCCGCCGCCCAGGGACGAGGTTCCGCTGCTGGAGTGGATCTCGGCGGCCGTCGGCCTGGTCTGCGCGCTGGTCGCCATCGGCTTCGTCGGCTGGGACGCCGTCTTCGGCGTGCGATCGCCGCCGGCGGTCGAGGTGCGGCTGGTGGAGGTGACGCCCACGCCGCACGGTTTCGTCGCGCAGATCGAGGCGATCAACCACGGCGGCTCTCCCGCCGCCCAGGTCGCCATCGAGGGCGTGCTGAGCGGGCAGGGCGAGCCCGAGACGGCGGAGGCGACGCTGGACTACATCCCCGAGCAGTCGCGGGCCGATGGCGGACTGGTGTTCGAGCACGATCCCCGGGCGGGAAAGCTTACGCTGCGCGCCAAGGGCTTCGCCGACCCGTCCTGAGGTATCAGGCCGCCCAGGCGGCCGCGAAGCGCTTCAGCTGCGAGCGGGCGGCGCTTTCGTGCACGGCGCCGGTGCGTTCCAGGCGCAGGAATAGGTCGCCGGCCGAGTGCGCGGCGCGGGCCGGCAGGCCCTGGCCGTTCAGACGCACGAGGCCCCGCTCGGCGGCCTTGGTCGAGATCCACACGGTGCGCGGACCGATGACGGTGTCCAGCTCGACCCGGCCGCCTTCGGCCAGAACCTTGGCGTCCAGGCGTACGGTCAGCCACAGGTCGTGGCCGCGCACCATGGCGATCGAGTCGGCCTTGATGCGGACGATCAAAAGGGTTTCGCCGACCCGGACGGTGTCGCCGTGGCGCAGGCCGGCGGGCAGGGTCAGGCGCAGGCGACGACCGGCGACCTCGGCTTCCAGCGCGCCGCCCAGGAAGGCGAAGGCCGGCTCGATGTCCAGCACGGCCTGGCTCGGCATGGCCGGGGTCTGGACGGTGGCCGGGGGGAAGCCCAGGCCGGCGGGCGCGTCGACGCCCTGCAGCATGCGATAGGCGGTCAGCACGTCGCGGAACAGGGCCGCGTCGCCGCCGGGACGGTCGGGGTGGGCGCGCTTGGCGGCCTCGCGATAGGCCGCGCGCAACTCGCGCTCGTCAGCGCCGGGCGCGACGCCCAGGATCGCGCGGGCGGCGGAAAGGGACAGGGAGGGGGCCGAGGCGGCGGTCATGCCGCGACCCTGCGCCGACTTGGTCAACGGGGCGTTAAGTTAACTTCTTCAGCGGATCAGTGCGGCGATCAGCGCGAAGATGCCGAACATCAACGCCATGCCGCCGAAGATGGCGATCACCGCCCATGTGCCGCTGCGCCTGTGCCAGGTCATGGGCACGTCGGTGTCGGGGCCCTCCGTCCGCGCGCGCCGGGCCCACCCCAGGGCGTGGCGCGCGGCGCCGATGCAGCCGACGATGAACAATGCTCCGTAGATCACGCCGCTGATCGCCCATTCGAAGGGACCCTCAGGCGCATGGGCGCGCAGCTTGTCGATTGTCCAGTAGGCGCAGGCGCCCACCCACAACAGCAGCGGAAGCCAGGCGAAGCGGGCGCGGGTCGCGAGAGTCATACGCTGATATCTGAAGGGCGCGTAAGTGACGGTCAAGCATGGCCCCCGGCCGCGCGCGGGCCTATATCCAGCCCATGACCGACGCCCCGCTGATCCCCGCCTCGCCGAGCGAAGACGACTACGTCGCCCAGGTGGCTTCCGCCACGCCGCCGCCGCTGCTGCCCGAGGGCGACCCGATCCACCTGTTCGGCGAGTGGCTGGCCGAGGCTGGTAAGTCCGAACCCAACGATCCCAACGCCATGACGGTCTCGACGGTCGACGAAAGCGGCATGCCGGATTCGCGGATGGTGCTGCTCAAGGACGTCGATAGCCGCGGCTTCGTCTTCTACACCAACCTCGAAAGCGCCAAGGGCCGGGAGCTGGCCGCCAATCCCAAGGCGGCCCTGCTGTTCCACTGGAAGTCGCTGCGCCGCCAGGTGCGGGTGCGCGGCGTGGTCGAGCCGGTCAGCGCGGCCGAGGCCGACGCCTATTTCGCCAGCCGCGCGCGCCACAGCCAGCTGGGCGCCTGGGCCAGCGACCAGTCGCGGCCGCTGCCCGACCGCCTGGCGCTGGAGCGCCGCGTGGCCGAGGCGGGCCTGAAGTACGGCCTGATCGGCAAGGTGCCGCGCCCGCCGCACTGGTCGGGCTTCCGCATCGTCCCGCAGGTCATCGAGTTCTGGCGCGATCGCCCGTTCCGCCTGCACGAACGCCTGGTCTATGAACGCGTCGACGGGGCCTGGACGACGAAGCGGCTGTTCCCGTAGGTCTGGGGCCGCCAGCCTACCGCAGTCCCGCCTCCACGGCCGCCAGCTTGCGGCGGTAGAGGTCGTCGGGCCGGGGCTCGCCGAAGGCGTTGCAGTAGCGGGCGGTCGCCGTCTCGCGGAGCTTGGCGTCGAAGCCCTTGGCCTCCAGTCCGTGATCGCCGCAGCGCGCCGCGCCGGCTTCAAGCGCCACGGCCAGGCGGGCCAGCCTCACGGTCTCGCCCGCGCCCTTGGCGTCGCCGGTCCGCGCCTGCAGCCAGGCGATCTGCGGCAGCAGGGCGTAGTTGGCGGCCTCGTGCAGCGGCAGGCCGTCGGCGGCGCGCAGAGCCTTCAGCGCCTCGCGCTCGCGCCCGGCCGAAAGCTGGTCGTAGGCCTGGTCGATGGCG includes:
- a CDS encoding organic hydroperoxide resistance protein, which codes for MSTLYQTRATATGGREGGVRSNDGLLDVRLAMPKALGGKEDGTNPEQLFAAGYAACFQSAMAFVARQQKIPLTGSTVTGVVGLAAQEVGFKLEVALEVETQGLSQEQAEALVATAHQVCPYSNATRGNIDVALNVKAA
- a CDS encoding DUF2268 domain-containing putative Zn-dependent protease (predicted Zn-dependent protease with a strongly conserved HExxH motif); this encodes MRTWILTAGLAATIALASPGWTQETKAALDTADVDLFYRLYDETGGRPSAEQLQARYIDAGSPGQRVFFEARRTTVARLAEAVATRPEIYQKARACASTLPKVKGRVDTALARFRTLYPQARVPSVTVAVGRGKPIAIGSPVTGVQVGLEALCAADFIDPDAEGRFVGVLLHEYAHAQQNPLLTEKKKPTVLEAALVEGGAEFVTELLIGRPAYVYFGPLTKGREREIETAFAADVDKTDLSAWFYNSTPEKPADLGYWAGYRIAKAYYAKASDKQAALRDILAVSDAHAFLAASGWTPGMTLE
- a CDS encoding DUF6152 family protein, which encodes MLRLMPLSAAAVVLVVPAAALADQGWGAYDADEVIRITAPVSDVTWGNPDGAAKVRHAGKVWDVVLAPVARMEARGLTREMLASGKPVTLEGYPRKDGVTEMRIERVVAEGKTVELR
- a CDS encoding TIGR02587 family membrane protein, which codes for MHANAAYGRALARAFGGALLFSFPLLMTMEMWSLGMAVERMRLLVFLLLSLPMLLGLSYYAGFEPTFRLKDEVLDALAAFGVGFLLSAALLAVFGVLGAHGLSLRADLGKVALCAVPGAIGALVAGKQLGEGAPSARERERAGTLGEIFLMAVGALFLAFNVAPTEEMILIAYQMAPPQTLLLMALSVLLLHVFVYRLGFPGESRRREAGGPLRTFVAFTAPGYGVALVVSLYLLWTFGRTNGVAPHEIATMTIVLAFPAALGAATARLVV
- a CDS encoding DnaJ C-terminal domain-containing protein, with amino-acid sequence MTAASAPSLSLSAARAILGVAPGADERELRAAYREAAKRAHPDRPGGDAALFRDVLTAYRMLQGVDAPAGLGFPPATVQTPAMPSQAVLDIEPAFAFLGGALEAEVAGRRLRLTLPAGLRHGDTVRVGETLLIVRIKADSIAMVRGHDLWLTVRLDAKVLAEGGRVELDTVIGPRTVWISTKAAERGLVRLNGQGLPARAAHSAGDLFLRLERTGAVHESAARSQLKRFAAAWAA
- the pdxH gene encoding pyridoxamine 5'-phosphate oxidase; translated protein: MTDAPLIPASPSEDDYVAQVASATPPPLLPEGDPIHLFGEWLAEAGKSEPNDPNAMTVSTVDESGMPDSRMVLLKDVDSRGFVFYTNLESAKGRELAANPKAALLFHWKSLRRQVRVRGVVEPVSAAEADAYFASRARHSQLGAWASDQSRPLPDRLALERRVAEAGLKYGLIGKVPRPPHWSGFRIVPQVIEFWRDRPFRLHERLVYERVDGAWTTKRLFP